In the Bradyrhizobium guangzhouense genome, one interval contains:
- a CDS encoding LysR family transcriptional regulator, translating to MDRLDAMKVFVLAVDEGSLAAAGRKLGRSPAAVSRAIAFLEERVGAELLHRTTRSIKLSEEGERYVAVCRRVLIELEEAADIAAGPRTAPRGLLTITAPVVSGEMVLRPILDAFLDAYPTVSAKLLLFDRAVNLIDEGVDIALRIGPLADSAMVATRIGEVRRVVVAAPRYLKQHPRIEEPGDLAKHQVVAMAHLPNSWTFKPPKNSSAPRTVQFIPRLTVSSTYAAVASAVAGRGVARMYSYQVAEQVARGELEIVLAGDEDPEMPVHLICPQGRLSVPKVRAFTDFTVPRLKKQFALLKKSLGAR from the coding sequence ATGGATCGTCTCGATGCAATGAAGGTATTCGTCCTTGCGGTGGACGAGGGCAGTCTTGCCGCCGCGGGGCGTAAGCTTGGCCGTTCGCCTGCGGCGGTCAGCCGCGCCATCGCATTTCTCGAGGAACGGGTCGGTGCCGAGCTGCTGCATCGGACCACGCGATCCATCAAGCTGAGCGAGGAGGGCGAGCGCTATGTGGCGGTCTGCCGCCGCGTGCTGATCGAGCTGGAAGAAGCCGCCGATATAGCAGCTGGCCCGCGCACCGCGCCGCGCGGCCTGCTCACGATCACCGCTCCCGTGGTGTCGGGCGAGATGGTGCTGCGGCCGATCCTGGATGCGTTTCTGGACGCCTATCCGACGGTATCGGCGAAGCTCCTGCTGTTCGACCGCGCGGTCAATCTCATCGACGAAGGCGTCGATATCGCGCTCCGCATCGGTCCGCTCGCGGACTCGGCGATGGTGGCGACGCGGATCGGCGAGGTCCGCCGTGTCGTCGTAGCTGCCCCGCGCTATCTCAAGCAACATCCGCGGATCGAAGAGCCCGGCGATCTCGCCAAGCACCAGGTCGTGGCGATGGCCCATCTTCCCAATTCATGGACGTTCAAACCGCCGAAAAACTCGTCCGCGCCCCGCACGGTCCAGTTCATCCCGCGCCTCACCGTCAGCAGCACCTATGCCGCCGTGGCTTCTGCCGTCGCCGGGCGCGGCGTGGCGCGAATGTACTCGTATCAGGTCGCCGAGCAGGTGGCGCGCGGCGAGCTCGAGATCGTGCTTGCCGGCGACGAGGACCCCGAGATGCCGGTTCACCTGATCTGTCCGCAGGGTCGGCTCTCGGTGCCGAAGGTGCGTGCCTTCACCGACTTCACGGTCCCCCGGCTCAAGAAGCAGTTCGCGCTGCTCAAGAAGAGTCTCGGTGCGCGCTAG